The Mesobacillus jeotgali genome window below encodes:
- a CDS encoding helix-turn-helix transcriptional regulator, with protein MLKNSVREYRARFRFSQQDLADKIGVTRQTIGLIEKGDYAPSVTLALKIAAAFQVPVEEVFRLEGE; from the coding sequence ATGCTGAAAAACTCTGTTCGTGAATACCGTGCGAGATTCCGTTTTTCACAGCAAGACTTGGCGGACAAGATTGGCGTGACGAGGCAGACCATCGGACTAATTGAAAAGGGCGACTACGCCCCATCCGTCACCCTTGCATTGAAGATCGCAGCTGCTTTCCAAGTGCCTGTGGAAGAAGTATTTCGCTTAGAAGGAGAGTAA
- a CDS encoding LacI family DNA-binding transcriptional regulator, which yields MNTTINDIARLAGVAKSTVSRYLNGGNVSEKTKAKIRKVIEETNYEPNSFAQSLKAKKTNFIGVIAPTLDSYVTSTVLMAIDEELRKQDYTTLIISTSKHIDREIESLVSLSRQKVDGIILIATGMTEQHIETIKTIQIPVLIVAQEVDQFNCIINDDYHAGFEMGQYIADKGHQVVAYLGVTESDIAVGQKRKQGILDGLAEGGVQEVKVFRSEFDFQDASRVTEEMLCHFQPTAIIGATDTIAFGALKTLSRLGKKVPEDISLSGFGGYNISEVIHPALTTIRYNNKETGKLAANTIIRMTNGEEAPQLQVSGYSFIEGESVKNVKS from the coding sequence ATGAACACGACAATCAACGATATTGCCAGGCTGGCTGGCGTGGCGAAGAGTACGGTATCGAGGTATTTGAACGGCGGGAATGTCAGCGAAAAGACGAAGGCGAAAATTCGCAAGGTGATTGAGGAAACCAATTATGAACCGAATTCTTTTGCCCAGAGTTTGAAGGCGAAAAAGACAAATTTCATCGGAGTGATTGCGCCAACGCTTGATTCATATGTTACGTCGACTGTGCTGATGGCTATTGATGAAGAGCTCAGGAAGCAGGATTATACAACGTTGATCATCAGCACGAGCAAGCATATTGACAGGGAAATCGAAAGCCTTGTCAGCCTATCGCGACAGAAAGTGGACGGTATCATTCTGATTGCCACAGGAATGACAGAACAGCATATTGAAACGATTAAAACGATTCAGATCCCTGTTTTGATTGTTGCCCAGGAAGTCGATCAGTTTAACTGCATTATCAATGATGATTATCATGCCGGATTTGAGATGGGACAGTATATTGCCGACAAAGGGCACCAGGTTGTTGCCTACCTTGGTGTGACCGAGAGTGACATTGCTGTTGGCCAGAAGCGAAAACAAGGAATCCTTGATGGATTGGCAGAGGGCGGAGTACAAGAGGTGAAGGTGTTCCGTTCGGAGTTTGATTTTCAGGATGCCTCCAGAGTAACGGAGGAGATGCTGTGTCATTTTCAGCCGACAGCCATTATTGGCGCTACCGACACGATCGCATTCGGGGCATTGAAGACCTTATCAAGGCTCGGTAAAAAAGTTCCTGAAGATATTTCGTTATCTGGATTTGGCGGCTACAATATCTCTGAAGTCATCCATCCAGCTCTGACAACCATCCGCTACAATAACAAAGAAACCGGTAAGCTGGCAGCAAATACCATCATCAGGATGACGAATGGGGAAGAAGCACCTCAATTGCAGGTTTCAGGCTATTCTTTTATTGAAGGAGAAAGTGTCAAAAACGTGAAAAGCTGA
- a CDS encoding PTS transporter subunit EIIC: MANPNLKSKYLPTVQDILRLIGGKENLQGAAHCATRLRLVLKDNSLADTKAIGNLDHVKGSFVAGDQLQIIIGAGTVNDVYAVFTEEAGIKGMSLGDVKEQSAQKQNAFQRGIKALSDVFVEIIPGLLAAALLMGVTGLLSQQGIFGEQSVVEMYPAIAGFNRFISIMSTGIFTILPLLVVYSATKRFGGNPVLGLVLGAIMLHPDLANAYLVGNGTVEPEVISIFGLKVSLVAFQGGIIIALMMGLVVAKLDQFFSRKVPDMIKLFLAPFLTIVVAGFLLFTAVGPLGRLLADAITSGLMWSVDNLGIVGFMLFAGIQQVIVITGLHHVIGAVEAQLIADTGFNFIMPLMSVALMGQGGAVLGYTLALWKNEKARQIGVSAFASTLFGISEPALFGVNVKYKFPLIMGMIGGALGGAYVYITGIKALGFGATALPGFAIVAAQDGGHVNYVIANVLALAVGAILTIVYFKIKKPNLD, encoded by the coding sequence ATGGCTAATCCAAATTTAAAGTCCAAATACCTGCCTACCGTCCAAGATATACTTCGATTAATAGGCGGAAAAGAGAACCTTCAGGGTGCGGCGCACTGTGCAACAAGGCTGCGACTCGTTTTAAAAGATAATTCACTTGCTGATACAAAAGCGATTGGCAATCTTGATCATGTGAAAGGATCATTCGTTGCCGGTGACCAGCTGCAAATCATCATCGGAGCTGGCACGGTCAATGATGTATACGCTGTCTTTACCGAAGAAGCGGGAATCAAGGGAATGTCCCTTGGTGATGTGAAAGAGCAATCTGCACAGAAGCAGAATGCTTTCCAGAGAGGAATCAAAGCTTTATCTGACGTATTTGTCGAAATCATTCCTGGGCTTTTGGCTGCGGCACTCCTGATGGGTGTGACCGGCCTGTTGAGCCAGCAGGGAATCTTCGGTGAGCAGTCTGTTGTGGAAATGTATCCTGCGATTGCCGGATTTAACCGCTTCATCTCCATCATGTCTACTGGAATCTTCACTATTTTGCCATTGCTGGTTGTCTATTCGGCAACGAAACGCTTTGGCGGCAATCCGGTTCTTGGTCTGGTTCTTGGGGCGATCATGCTTCACCCGGATCTGGCGAATGCTTACCTGGTTGGTAACGGAACAGTTGAACCAGAGGTCATCAGCATCTTCGGGTTGAAGGTTTCGCTTGTTGCGTTCCAGGGCGGCATCATCATTGCGTTGATGATGGGTCTGGTCGTTGCGAAGCTTGACCAGTTTTTCAGCAGGAAAGTTCCTGATATGATCAAGCTTTTCCTTGCACCATTTTTGACAATCGTCGTTGCCGGGTTCTTATTGTTCACGGCAGTTGGTCCATTAGGACGTTTGCTCGCGGACGCCATTACATCAGGGTTGATGTGGTCCGTTGATAACCTCGGAATCGTTGGTTTCATGCTGTTCGCGGGCATCCAGCAGGTCATCGTCATCACTGGTCTTCACCACGTCATCGGTGCGGTCGAAGCACAGCTGATTGCTGACACAGGCTTCAACTTCATCATGCCGCTCATGTCTGTTGCCCTTATGGGACAGGGCGGTGCAGTACTTGGGTACACTCTTGCTTTATGGAAAAATGAAAAAGCCAGGCAGATTGGAGTATCAGCATTCGCTTCGACTCTATTCGGTATCTCAGAACCAGCGCTGTTCGGTGTGAACGTTAAATACAAGTTCCCATTGATCATGGGAATGATCGGCGGCGCCCTCGGCGGTGCATATGTTTACATCACAGGAATCAAGGCACTCGGTTTCGGTGCGACAGCACTTCCTGGATTTGCGATTGTCGCTGCACAGGACGGCGGCCACGTGAACTATGTGATCGCCAACGTATTGGCACTTGCAGTCGGCGCAATCCTTACTATTGTTTACTTTAAAATAAAGAAGCCGAATTTAGACTAA
- a CDS encoding sucrose-6-phosphate hydrolase: MKRYTEPKYRTIYDAKENELEQLREKSANSSWKPAFHIHPQYGLINDPNGLAYFNGEFHVFYQWYPFDAMHGMKHWAHAKSNDLVNWERLPVALVPVEDYESHGAYSGASLEVDGKLYMYYTGNIKYGPVERSANQNLAIMDKQGEITKYENNPLIEGVPEGYTGHVRDPKVFARNGRYYMLLGAQRTDLTGAIIVYESDNAIDWTFKGELDLKIEFPEEVYMLECPDFFELNGKDVIVVSPQGLKPEGHDYHNIYNVIYVLGKLDLASLTFEVDHYQELEKGFDFYAPQTFAGKNNERLLFAWAGMGEIDYPSDVEKWAHCLSIPRELDIVNGKLVQKPAKELIQLRKSAKAGDVVLEKAGSIEVGSALQYELELDFTDIDADRFGLELFASENEGLVLEFDRCGQTVSLNREKFEAAFGGEYGFVRSSELKIDDKVKVQVFADRSIAEVFINDGEVVFTARVFPEEESKGIKIFADGKISCKYEKHELAQGNSF; the protein is encoded by the coding sequence ATGAAAAGGTATACAGAACCGAAATATAGAACGATTTACGATGCGAAGGAAAATGAGCTGGAGCAGCTTAGGGAAAAATCAGCAAATTCCTCATGGAAGCCGGCGTTTCATATTCACCCGCAGTACGGGCTGATCAATGATCCGAATGGACTGGCTTATTTTAATGGAGAGTTCCATGTTTTTTACCAGTGGTATCCGTTCGATGCGATGCACGGCATGAAGCACTGGGCACATGCGAAATCGAATGATCTTGTGAATTGGGAGCGGCTTCCAGTCGCGCTTGTGCCGGTGGAGGATTATGAATCACACGGTGCCTATTCCGGAGCGTCGCTTGAAGTCGATGGAAAGCTGTATATGTATTATACCGGCAATATCAAGTACGGACCGGTCGAACGGTCTGCGAACCAGAACCTGGCAATCATGGACAAGCAAGGCGAGATCACGAAATATGAGAACAACCCATTGATCGAAGGAGTCCCTGAAGGCTATACCGGACATGTTCGCGATCCGAAGGTTTTTGCGCGGAATGGCCGCTATTATATGCTTCTTGGTGCCCAGCGCACGGATTTGACTGGCGCAATCATTGTGTATGAGTCTGACAATGCCATTGACTGGACTTTTAAAGGTGAATTGGATCTGAAGATTGAGTTTCCTGAAGAAGTGTATATGCTGGAGTGCCCGGACTTTTTCGAGCTGAACGGCAAGGACGTCATAGTCGTTTCGCCACAGGGATTAAAGCCGGAAGGGCATGACTACCATAATATCTATAACGTGATTTACGTGTTAGGTAAGCTGGATCTGGCAAGTCTGACGTTTGAAGTGGATCATTATCAGGAACTGGAGAAGGGCTTCGATTTTTACGCACCCCAGACCTTTGCTGGCAAAAACAATGAGCGCCTGCTGTTCGCCTGGGCTGGAATGGGTGAGATCGATTACCCTTCCGATGTTGAAAAATGGGCACATTGCCTGTCAATCCCACGAGAGCTGGATATTGTGAATGGGAAGCTTGTACAGAAGCCTGCCAAGGAACTGATTCAGCTTAGGAAAAGTGCAAAGGCTGGTGATGTAGTACTTGAGAAGGCTGGCAGCATTGAAGTCGGATCAGCACTTCAATATGAATTGGAGCTGGATTTTACCGATATTGATGCTGACCGTTTTGGTCTGGAGCTGTTTGCTTCTGAAAATGAAGGACTTGTACTGGAATTTGACCGCTGCGGGCAGACTGTCTCTTTGAACCGTGAGAAGTTCGAGGCTGCTTTTGGCGGCGAGTATGGTTTTGTAAGAAGTTCGGAATTGAAGATAGATGACAAAGTGAAGGTCCAGGTTTTTGCAGACCGCAGTATTGCCGAAGTTTTCATTAACGATGGCGAAGTTGTGTTCACAGCGCGAGTTTTCCCTGAGGAAGAATCAAAGGGAATCAAGATTTTTGCAGATGGCAAAATAAGCTGTAAATATGAAAAGCATGAGCTTGCACAGGGAAATTCGTTTTAG
- a CDS encoding carbohydrate kinase, translated as MTKLYSIGEVLIDFIPQQKGAALKDVVSFERAPGGAPANVAAAVAKYGHGAAMITKLGEDAFGDFLIEQLGSAGVETDKILRTREANTGLAFVSLKENGERDFSFYRKPSADLLFDEEEVKAHWFSKGDVLHFCSVDLVESPMKQAHKKAIQLMKEAGGLVSFDPNVRLPLWEKAEDCRAAILEFLPLAHIVKISDEELEFITGISHADEAIQSLFTGEVQAVVYTKGADGADLFVKDAKWQSSGYKVEVQDTTGAGDAFIGGFLFKLLEANVTPDNLVEVLTQKQSEILQFANASGALTTAGKGAISALPEKNEVYSLINNQPKALN; from the coding sequence ATGACGAAATTATATTCAATTGGTGAAGTATTGATTGATTTTATCCCCCAGCAAAAGGGAGCTGCACTTAAGGATGTAGTATCATTCGAACGGGCTCCGGGCGGCGCGCCGGCCAATGTTGCGGCTGCTGTCGCGAAGTATGGTCATGGTGCAGCGATGATTACCAAGCTTGGTGAAGATGCTTTTGGTGATTTTTTGATTGAGCAGCTGGGAAGCGCGGGAGTTGAGACAGACAAAATTTTGCGGACAAGAGAAGCCAACACAGGTCTTGCGTTTGTTTCGCTGAAAGAAAACGGTGAACGCGACTTCTCTTTTTACAGAAAACCGTCAGCGGATTTACTTTTTGATGAAGAAGAAGTGAAAGCTCACTGGTTCAGCAAGGGAGATGTTCTTCATTTTTGCTCGGTGGACCTTGTTGAAAGTCCGATGAAGCAAGCCCACAAAAAGGCTATCCAACTAATGAAAGAAGCAGGCGGGCTGGTCAGCTTTGATCCTAATGTACGCCTGCCGCTTTGGGAAAAAGCAGAAGATTGCCGCGCTGCGATACTTGAATTTTTACCGCTAGCGCATATCGTGAAAATTTCAGATGAGGAACTTGAATTCATCACCGGAATCAGCCATGCTGATGAAGCAATTCAATCCCTTTTTACAGGAGAGGTCCAGGCAGTAGTTTATACAAAAGGTGCTGATGGTGCAGACCTTTTTGTGAAGGATGCGAAATGGCAATCATCAGGCTATAAGGTCGAAGTCCAGGATACAACAGGAGCAGGGGATGCCTTTATCGGTGGGTTCTTATTTAAACTCCTGGAGGCGAATGTGACTCCTGACAACCTCGTGGAAGTTCTGACACAGAAACAGTCAGAAATTCTCCAATTTGCCAATGCAAGCGGGGCACTGACTACTGCCGGCAAAGGAGCCATTTCAGCACTCCCTGAAAAAAATGAGGTATACAGTCTTATAAATAACCAACCAAAGGCCCTGAACTAA
- a CDS encoding EAL domain-containing protein produces MQPDLNSRSLFDVYKSLFNFNHDGCFALDVQGNFIAFNEEAAVITGYSLAEATDMNFISMIHDEFVDDAIQQFKSVISGNRTKFETAIFKNGTGERIDLMITAVPIAVDGDILGIVGCAQDFTEKKELEALLRGQNRILRMMAKGASYQEVLDEVVYFIESFTDGAHCSILIADQEGKRLLHGSSPNLPPAYNEAVDGIPIGPTVGSCGTSAFLKESVVTTDIASDPLWEEYRDLALSYDLKACWSTPVFDDDQRVIGTFGLYYCHKRSPREKDRKIIRKATDLASLVIQHYRAKERINFMAYHDALTGLANRRLFDDRVKKAFAETKVEDGEKLSLMFLDLDRFKYVNDSLGHSIGDRLLVYVAEKLKKSLGDRVVFSRQGGDEFAILLEHTTREKAEAVARNILKSLEEPFSIEGTDIFVTTSIGMSFYPDDGEEVDILLSKADVAMYQAKKQGRNNFQMYDVMLDRQAFEKLQVENELRKALEREEFVLHYQPIVNLCKNEITGAEALIRWQNDRVGFVSPDQFIPIAEETGLIIPIGEWVLKTALLQLKEWHGNGLEGLTVSVNLSIRQFYQPNLISMVKETLELTGVEPRFLTIEITESMTMDVEKASFILHELKKLGVNISIDDFGTGYSSLSYLKRFPIDHLKIDRCFVMDIAENKSDENIATTIILMAHNLGLSVIAEGVETAEQLGLLKQHRCNEAQGYHFSKPVPAEEFSKIKVPS; encoded by the coding sequence ATGCAGCCAGATTTAAATAGCAGATCTCTTTTTGACGTTTATAAGTCGTTATTTAATTTCAATCATGATGGGTGTTTTGCCCTTGATGTGCAAGGGAATTTCATCGCATTCAATGAGGAGGCTGCGGTGATTACGGGTTACTCGCTGGCAGAGGCTACGGATATGAACTTTATCTCGATGATTCATGATGAGTTTGTGGATGATGCGATCCAGCAGTTTAAATCCGTCATATCAGGAAATCGAACGAAATTTGAAACAGCGATTTTTAAAAATGGCACCGGTGAACGAATTGACTTGATGATAACCGCTGTACCGATTGCGGTTGATGGGGATATTCTGGGGATTGTAGGATGTGCACAGGATTTCACTGAAAAAAAGGAGCTCGAGGCTTTATTGAGAGGCCAGAACAGAATCCTAAGAATGATGGCGAAGGGAGCCTCCTATCAAGAGGTCCTTGATGAAGTTGTCTATTTTATCGAGAGTTTTACGGATGGGGCACACTGTTCCATTCTGATTGCTGATCAGGAGGGGAAGAGATTATTACATGGATCCTCGCCTAACCTGCCGCCAGCCTACAATGAAGCAGTTGATGGGATACCGATCGGTCCCACGGTTGGTTCATGTGGCACTTCTGCCTTTCTGAAGGAATCCGTGGTTACAACGGATATTGCCTCCGATCCACTGTGGGAGGAATACCGGGACCTGGCGCTGTCGTATGATTTAAAGGCCTGCTGGTCAACCCCGGTCTTTGATGATGATCAAAGGGTCATTGGCACTTTTGGCCTTTATTATTGCCATAAAAGGTCTCCGCGTGAAAAGGACAGGAAGATCATCCGGAAAGCAACCGATCTCGCAAGCCTCGTGATCCAGCATTATCGGGCAAAAGAAAGAATCAATTTCATGGCCTATCATGATGCGCTTACAGGACTGGCGAACCGGAGGCTGTTTGATGATCGGGTTAAAAAGGCGTTTGCTGAAACAAAAGTAGAGGATGGCGAAAAGCTGAGCCTCATGTTTTTGGACCTTGACCGATTCAAGTATGTCAATGATTCACTGGGCCATTCAATAGGAGACCGCTTGCTGGTGTATGTGGCTGAGAAGCTGAAGAAAAGCCTTGGCGACAGAGTTGTTTTTTCAAGGCAGGGTGGGGACGAGTTTGCGATTTTACTAGAGCATACGACGAGAGAAAAAGCGGAAGCCGTTGCCCGTAATATCCTGAAGTCATTGGAGGAGCCCTTTTCGATTGAAGGAACAGATATTTTCGTGACAACGAGCATCGGCATGAGCTTTTACCCTGATGATGGTGAAGAAGTCGACATATTGTTGAGCAAAGCGGATGTTGCGATGTATCAGGCAAAAAAGCAGGGGCGGAACAATTTCCAGATGTACGATGTGATGCTGGACCGTCAAGCATTCGAAAAGCTCCAGGTTGAGAATGAACTCCGCAAAGCGCTAGAGCGGGAGGAATTTGTGCTTCATTATCAGCCGATTGTGAACTTGTGCAAAAATGAAATCACAGGTGCGGAGGCGCTCATTCGCTGGCAAAACGACAGAGTTGGTTTTGTATCTCCAGATCAGTTCATCCCAATTGCTGAAGAAACAGGGCTGATCATTCCAATTGGGGAATGGGTGCTGAAAACCGCCCTGCTTCAGCTCAAGGAATGGCATGGAAACGGATTGGAAGGGTTGACGGTATCGGTGAATTTATCGATTCGCCAATTTTACCAGCCCAATTTGATCTCGATGGTTAAGGAAACACTCGAGCTGACTGGAGTTGAGCCGCGCTTCCTCACCATTGAAATCACCGAAAGCATGACGATGGATGTTGAAAAAGCCAGCTTCATATTGCATGAATTAAAAAAACTTGGGGTGAATATTTCCATCGATGATTTTGGGACAGGCTACAGCTCATTAAGTTACCTGAAAAGATTCCCGATTGATCATTTGAAAATTGACCGCTGTTTTGTAATGGACATCGCCGAGAATAAAAGCGACGAAAACATCGCGACGACCATTATTTTGATGGCGCATAATCTTGGCTTGTCCGTCATTGCAGAAGGCGTTGAAACAGCAGAGCAGTTAGGATTGCTGAAGCAGCACCGCTGCAACGAAGCTCAGGGGTATCATTTCAGCAAACCTGTCCCGGCAGAAGAGTTTAGTAAAATCAAGGTTCCTTCGTAA
- a CDS encoding beta-propeller domain-containing protein, which yields MKKWWLIIGLMFISIAAVAFYYFSQFKVVNAWEEEHIVLPNKVWQLQFSERISEKSLDSDLVYVTNDQGEKLDTKMELGDDRKTIYIHPPENGYDPQSKGYTVHFKKGIKSALGRELDSEHSWKFVVKETLPTVGTQENLASYFEEIIKEEKKARGWFGGLKESFSAGEDKATEESVAADKSGGGGDVSETNVQVQGVDEADIVKTDGKSIFQAEHDKVRIIQAVPGSQMKVLSTIRFDGNFSPSQLFLQENQLVVIGHQYNEIYRTYEEVAKDSLIAPMMQTTAIIVYDVKNPADPKQIREVKVEGHQVAARKVDNLVYLITQHYPDYWLLKESRKIDIRPKFTDTAAGAKEKTIGYDDIHYFPESRQPNYTMIAALDLDQPKKEVSMTTYLGSGNQLYMSKENLYLAVENYGDLDLKERGVIAPDTDVHKFAISGMDVQYHSSATVPGTVLNQFSMDEHNGFFRVVTTKGYAWDEKRPSSNHLYILDKNLKETGKIEELARGERIYSARFMGDRIYMVTFKETDPLFVFDASDPANPKVLGELKIPGFSNYLHPYDENHIIGFGQDTKIIAEKGVSQPRILTDGVKISLFDVSDMSNPKEKFTEIIGGQGTYSPLNHDHKALLFNKDKDIFAFPISVYQNSEKNEYEQIFEYQGAYVYDIDPATGIQLKSKITHIQGDMPYYEEWEKQIQRLLYIGDTLYALSADKITSHKMGSYEKVAELEF from the coding sequence ATGAAAAAATGGTGGTTGATAATCGGGTTGATGTTCATTTCTATTGCGGCAGTGGCTTTTTATTATTTTTCCCAGTTCAAGGTGGTCAATGCGTGGGAAGAAGAGCATATAGTGCTGCCGAACAAGGTATGGCAGCTGCAATTTTCCGAAAGGATTTCTGAAAAGAGTCTCGACTCGGATTTGGTATATGTCACAAATGACCAAGGTGAAAAGCTCGACACGAAGATGGAGCTAGGTGACGACCGGAAAACCATTTACATCCATCCTCCGGAAAATGGATATGACCCCCAGTCGAAGGGATATACCGTTCATTTTAAAAAAGGGATCAAATCAGCATTGGGCAGGGAGCTGGACTCTGAGCATAGCTGGAAGTTTGTTGTAAAAGAAACACTCCCAACTGTTGGTACGCAGGAGAACCTGGCGAGCTATTTTGAAGAAATCATCAAGGAAGAAAAAAAGGCCCGGGGCTGGTTTGGTGGGTTGAAGGAATCTTTCTCTGCCGGCGAGGATAAAGCGACGGAGGAGTCGGTGGCTGCTGATAAATCCGGAGGCGGCGGGGATGTTTCCGAAACGAATGTCCAGGTCCAGGGTGTCGATGAAGCTGATATTGTCAAAACAGATGGAAAAAGCATTTTCCAGGCCGAGCATGATAAGGTGCGGATCATTCAGGCAGTCCCCGGCTCACAGATGAAGGTATTGTCGACGATTCGTTTTGATGGGAATTTTTCGCCTAGCCAATTGTTTTTGCAAGAAAATCAGCTAGTGGTCATTGGGCATCAGTACAATGAGATTTACAGGACCTATGAAGAGGTTGCCAAGGATTCGCTGATTGCTCCGATGATGCAGACAACAGCAATCATTGTCTATGATGTGAAAAATCCTGCCGACCCGAAACAGATTCGTGAAGTTAAAGTGGAGGGGCACCAAGTAGCAGCGAGGAAGGTGGATAACCTTGTTTACCTGATCACGCAGCATTATCCGGATTACTGGCTGTTGAAGGAGAGCAGGAAGATTGATATCAGGCCGAAGTTCACCGATACAGCAGCCGGGGCAAAGGAAAAGACGATTGGTTATGATGATATTCACTATTTCCCAGAATCACGACAGCCGAACTATACGATGATTGCCGCGCTCGACCTTGACCAGCCGAAAAAGGAAGTTTCCATGACGACCTATCTGGGCAGCGGCAACCAGCTTTATATGTCGAAGGAAAACCTGTACCTTGCAGTGGAGAATTATGGGGATCTGGATTTGAAAGAGCGCGGTGTGATTGCACCTGACACAGATGTCCATAAATTTGCGATCAGCGGCATGGATGTCCAATACCACAGCTCTGCTACCGTACCGGGAACCGTGCTGAATCAATTCTCGATGGATGAGCACAATGGATTTTTCCGGGTGGTGACAACGAAGGGTTATGCGTGGGACGAGAAGCGCCCATCATCCAACCATTTATATATACTGGATAAAAACTTGAAGGAAACCGGGAAGATCGAGGAGCTGGCGCGCGGGGAGAGAATCTATTCCGCGAGGTTCATGGGTGACCGGATTTATATGGTCACTTTTAAAGAAACAGACCCGCTGTTTGTGTTTGACGCAAGCGATCCGGCAAACCCGAAAGTGCTTGGCGAGCTGAAAATCCCTGGTTTCAGCAATTACCTGCATCCTTATGATGAAAACCACATCATCGGATTTGGCCAGGATACGAAAATCATCGCTGAAAAAGGAGTGTCACAGCCGCGGATCCTGACAGACGGAGTCAAAATCTCCTTATTCGATGTTAGCGATATGTCCAACCCGAAGGAAAAATTCACCGAAATCATCGGTGGGCAGGGCACTTACTCACCATTGAACCATGACCATAAAGCCCTGCTGTTCAATAAAGACAAAGACATTTTCGCCTTCCCGATCTCGGTTTACCAAAACAGCGAAAAGAACGAATACGAACAAATCTTTGAATACCAGGGAGCATATGTTTACGATATCGATCCAGCGACCGGAATTCAACTGAAGTCAAAAATAACCCATATCCAAGGCGACATGCCATATTACGAAGAATGGGAAAAGCAAATCCAGCGCCTGCTGTACATTGGAGACACCCTCTACGCCCTGTCGGCAGATAAAATCACCAGCCATAAGATGGGAAGTTATGAAAAGGTTGCGGAGCTGGAATTTTAG
- a CDS encoding GntP family permease: MPLVIVAIGILALLLLIMGLKLNTFISLIIVSFGVALALGMPLDEIVKTIEAGLGGTLGHLALIFGLGAMLGKLIADSGGAQRIAMTLVNKFGEKNIQWAVVAASFIIGVALFFEVGLVLLIPIVFAISRELKISILYLGIPMTAALSVTHGFLPPHPGPTVIAGEYGANIGEVLLYGFIIAIPTVILAGPVFTKIAKKLVPESFNKTGNIASLGEQKTFKLEETPGFGISVFTALLPVILMSIATIISLLQKTMGFENNGFLAAIQFIGDAGTAMLLSLLVAIYTMGIARNIPIKTVMDSCTTAISHIGMMLLIIGGGGAFKQVLINGGVGDYVAELFKGTSLSPILLAWIIAAILRISLGSATVAALTTAGLVIPLLGQTDVNLALVVLATGAGSLIASHVNDAGFWMFKEYFGLSMKETFATWTLLETIISVAGLGFILLLNLFV; this comes from the coding sequence ATGCCATTGGTTATTGTAGCAATTGGTATCTTAGCTCTATTATTATTAATCATGGGCCTTAAGCTCAACACATTCATTTCCTTAATCATCGTATCATTTGGTGTCGCTTTAGCACTTGGCATGCCATTAGATGAAATTGTTAAAACAATCGAAGCTGGACTTGGCGGAACTCTTGGCCACTTAGCACTGATCTTCGGTCTGGGTGCGATGCTTGGTAAATTGATTGCGGATTCGGGCGGAGCCCAGCGAATCGCAATGACTCTTGTGAACAAATTTGGTGAAAAGAACATCCAATGGGCAGTCGTAGCTGCTTCATTCATCATCGGTGTTGCTCTATTTTTCGAGGTAGGTTTAGTATTATTGATTCCAATCGTATTTGCGATTTCAAGAGAATTAAAGATTTCTATTTTGTATCTTGGTATTCCAATGACTGCTGCTTTATCAGTCACACACGGCTTCCTGCCTCCTCACCCTGGTCCAACAGTAATCGCTGGTGAGTATGGCGCAAACATTGGTGAAGTATTGCTTTATGGCTTTATCATTGCAATCCCAACTGTCATCCTGGCTGGGCCAGTATTTACGAAGATTGCTAAAAAACTAGTACCAGAATCTTTTAACAAAACAGGAAACATCGCTTCTCTAGGCGAGCAGAAGACTTTCAAACTTGAAGAAACACCAGGTTTCGGTATCAGCGTTTTCACAGCACTACTACCAGTTATCTTAATGTCTATCGCAACAATCATTTCTTTACTGCAAAAAACAATGGGATTTGAGAACAATGGCTTCCTTGCAGCAATCCAGTTCATCGGTGATGCAGGAACTGCGATGTTACTTTCCCTGCTTGTAGCCATTTACACAATGGGAATCGCGCGTAACATTCCTATTAAAACTGTGATGGACTCATGTACGACAGCGATCTCCCACATCGGAATGATGCTCTTGATCATCGGTGGCGGCGGTGCCTTCAAACAAGTCTTGATCAACGGCGGAGTTGGCGACTATGTAGCTGAACTGTTCAAAGGAACTTCCCTTTCACCAATCCTGCTGGCATGGATCATCGCGGCGATCCTGCGTATCTCACTGGGATCTGCAACTGTGGCAGCATTGACAACAGCTGGTCTTGTCATTCCATTGCTTGGCCAGACAGATGTGAACCTTGCCCTGGTTGTTCTTGCAACTGGCGCAGGAAGCTTGATCGCTTCACACGTGAACGACGCAGGCTTCTGGATGTTCAAAGAATACTTCGGTCTTAGCATGAAAGAAACATTCGCAACATGGACACTGCTTGAAACAATTATTTCAGTAGCAGGACTAGGATTCATCTTATTGCTTAACCTATTTGTTTAA